The following DNA comes from Synechococcus sp. CC9616.
GAGCACTCTGAAGCGCTGTTGTCCGAGCGTGACGATGTAGCTGCGACCGTCCTCGGTGGTTTGATGCTGTAGAACTTCAGCGCAGCATCCAACCTCGGCCATTTCTCGGGTTTCCGGATCGACGCGCACGACGCCGAAGCGTTTGTCGGACTCCAGAGCCGTCTGGAGCATCATCCGGTAACGCGATTCAAAAATATGCAGTGGCAGGAGTTGCTGCGGAAAAAGAACGACGTCCGGCAGAGGAAACAGGGGAAGTTCCCTGACGGAATAATCGTTCACGGACGCCTGCCAGGAGATGTCTAGATCCTAGGAACGCCAAGGGTGTTCCGACGGGATCAAAGCTTCACCTCAATGTCCACACCACTTGGGAGATCGAGCTTCATCAGCGCGTGGATCGTCTTGGCTGAAGGGCTGTAGATATCGATGATCCGTCGATGCGTGCGGGTTTCAAAGTGCTCCCTTGAGTCCTTGTCCACGTGGGGAGAACGAAGAACGCAGTAGATCTTGCGCTTGGTTGGCAATGGAATCGGACCGATCGCTGTTGCAGCGGTGTTGTCGGCCGTCTCGATGATTTTTTCGCAGGAAAGATCCAGCATGCGGCGATCGAACGCCTTGAGGCGAATGCGGATTTTCTGCTGAGCGATGGCAGTGGACATGGGGATACAGATTCAGGCCCGGAAAGGCGCGGAAACAGTTGTCGAGGTTCTGAAAGAAATTTAAGGGATGGCGGGGCCGAAGCCCGCACCATCCCTTGAAGGATCACGTTCGGGAGATCACTCGATGATCTTGGAGACCACGCCGGCACCAATGGTGCGGCCGCCTTCGCGGATGGCGAAGCGCATGCCGTTCTCCATGGCCACAGGGCAGATG
Coding sequences within:
- the rpsJ gene encoding 30S ribosomal protein S10, encoding MSTAIAQQKIRIRLKAFDRRMLDLSCEKIIETADNTAATAIGPIPLPTKRKIYCVLRSPHVDKDSREHFETRTHRRIIDIYSPSAKTIHALMKLDLPSGVDIEVKL